In one Echinicola marina genomic region, the following are encoded:
- a CDS encoding XRE family transcriptional regulator: MSNQSFFWSSNIKFLRKRKRMTQIELAEKLDISRPKLNAHENGSVKTPAMVDMVMFADFFKMSIDTLIKVDLSELSELGIRDLEAGNDVYLKGGSIRILATTVNPDNMENVELVPIKAKAGYLAGYSDPGFISQLPVFNLPQLDPNRKYRMFPTEGDSMLPVPEGAYVIGEFVQDWSSIKEKMPCIVVTKEEGISFKLVTNHIKENRSLLLESLNTIYDPYEVAVMDVLEVWKFHSYFTENIPDPLSALDQVGRDVREIKATLCQLANDKK; the protein is encoded by the coding sequence ATGTCAAATCAAAGCTTTTTTTGGTCTTCCAACATCAAATTCCTGCGTAAACGCAAGAGAATGACCCAGATAGAGCTGGCCGAAAAGTTGGACATTTCCCGTCCCAAATTAAATGCCCATGAAAACGGCTCCGTGAAGACACCGGCCATGGTGGATATGGTGATGTTTGCAGACTTTTTTAAGATGAGCATAGACACCCTGATCAAGGTGGACCTGTCCGAGCTATCCGAATTGGGGATCAGGGACCTGGAAGCAGGCAACGATGTCTATTTGAAAGGTGGGAGCATCAGGATTTTGGCCACCACGGTAAATCCCGATAATATGGAAAATGTGGAACTGGTACCCATAAAGGCAAAGGCTGGCTACCTGGCAGGATATAGTGATCCGGGCTTTATCAGCCAGCTGCCGGTATTCAACCTGCCACAGCTGGACCCCAACAGGAAATACCGCATGTTCCCTACCGAAGGGGATTCCATGTTGCCCGTACCAGAAGGGGCATATGTAATTGGGGAGTTTGTACAGGACTGGAGCAGCATCAAGGAAAAAATGCCCTGTATCGTGGTGACCAAAGAGGAAGGGATCAGCTTCAAGCTGGTCACTAACCACATCAAGGAAAACCGAAGCCTGCTTTTGGAATCGCTGAATACAATTTATGATCCCTATGAGGTAGCCGTAATGGATGTGTTGGAAGTATGGAAATTCCATAGCTATTTTACCGAAAACATCCCTGACCCACTGAGCGCTTTGGACCAGGTGGGCAGGGATGTCAGGGAAATTAAAGCAACCCTATGTCAGTTGGCAAACGATAAAAAATAA
- a CDS encoding HNH endonuclease signature motif containing protein: MTKTRKSIPQKTKALLQQEINSQCPICDDSNVDHFEIHHIDENPENNASENLLMLCPICHSKVTKGDIGEEEVRQIKTYLMIKAKSKSNAKTSNIINIKGNVANSTVANSISAQTIVYKSRSKPKMEFADGAIGKKAELKNYVKHLIDRYNEYKEGDVGKSKMNYTAIWGIIKKEFKASAYQIPETQFESLCIFLQKRIDNTKQGRINRGKGHKNYSRFDDIYG; the protein is encoded by the coding sequence ATGACCAAAACTCGAAAATCCATACCCCAAAAAACTAAAGCTCTTTTACAACAAGAGATTAACTCCCAGTGTCCAATCTGTGATGATTCAAATGTTGACCATTTTGAAATTCATCACATTGACGAAAATCCTGAAAACAATGCTTCTGAAAACCTTTTGATGCTTTGCCCGATTTGCCATTCTAAGGTTACAAAAGGTGACATTGGTGAGGAGGAGGTGAGACAAATCAAGACCTATCTGATGATTAAGGCTAAAAGCAAATCCAATGCAAAGACATCAAATATCATCAATATCAAAGGCAATGTGGCTAATTCTACAGTGGCCAATTCGATCAGTGCACAGACAATTGTCTATAAATCCCGAAGCAAACCAAAGATGGAATTCGCTGATGGCGCCATTGGTAAAAAAGCGGAATTGAAAAACTATGTCAAGCATTTGATTGATCGATATAACGAATACAAGGAAGGCGATGTTGGCAAATCCAAAATGAATTATACTGCCATTTGGGGCATCATCAAAAAGGAATTCAAGGCAAGTGCTTATCAGATCCCCGAAACACAATTTGAGTCGTTATGTATATTCCTTCAAAAACGTATTGACAATACAAAACAAGGGAGGATCAATAGAGGGAAAGGACACAAAAATTACTCAAGGTTCGATGATATTTACGGGTGA
- a CDS encoding sensor histidine kinase translates to MAIIKSGETPFQAYARLISVLGDQLISDKWVGVIELVKNSYDADAEKVIVRFLNFDNPSASAKPTIEIEDDGHGMNIDTILDVWMKPATPNKLNKKKAGDKRFTEKGRVMQGDKGVGRFAIYKLGDYVEVYSKTKSTGEVKLTLDFHDYADDEFKESEHQDKYLHEILNKWEVNDKPEKIINAKEQGTLIRISDIRSDWKFEDLIKLDKAFFRMKPPKLPGLSIPEDFQYEVIWDHRKPPKTYKRFDEISDLAPYYFEGMLDSHGNLDAIYTHNKSTVNIQFNLFEDELDIISSGIRSLKAYRDQFLKYDKKEIVEIRKPEIGGFMFFFYAYDLRDPALTKDEIEFLKETSVYLYRDNIRVYPYGEIGDDWLKLSKSRGELKAGDYFTYNDLLGFVFITQDENPKLRDAADREGLMNINGAKDDFIALVQTVLKVMKTKVDIDRKKEELKKQKAIKSLSKSYEESYNTLQKKLLEYDDAELIDRSKKFFNATNNLIQKVREDLKITQELAGTGMAVEKATHDTMSLLKRLKVNTEDFVNRFDKGKIQSKELRDFLVELQENLEFLYQELQVLQPLFRVARKVTKDVSVRNVTERVIKYFRKELEGKIKVNLDSNKDIVVKTNTGLILQVILNLMDNSIYWLEQLSDKDKQISIVFNEDDNTVIFADTGPGIPEDIEDLIFTEFYTKKSEGRGLGLYIVKELLDRIDAEISLITNPNLRILKGANFIIKFKKEEK, encoded by the coding sequence ATGGCAATAATAAAGTCAGGTGAGACCCCATTTCAGGCGTATGCCCGTCTGATTAGCGTATTAGGTGACCAGCTTATCAGTGATAAATGGGTAGGAGTAATTGAATTGGTGAAGAACAGCTACGATGCTGATGCAGAGAAAGTAATTGTAAGATTTTTGAATTTTGACAATCCTAGTGCTTCTGCAAAGCCAACAATAGAAATTGAGGATGACGGACATGGTATGAATATCGATACCATACTGGATGTCTGGATGAAGCCAGCTACACCAAACAAACTCAACAAAAAAAAGGCTGGTGACAAAAGATTCACTGAAAAGGGCCGGGTAATGCAAGGGGATAAAGGAGTTGGTCGCTTTGCGATTTATAAGCTTGGGGATTATGTTGAGGTTTACAGTAAGACTAAATCAACTGGTGAAGTAAAATTGACATTGGACTTTCATGATTATGCAGATGATGAGTTCAAGGAAAGTGAACATCAAGACAAGTATTTACATGAGATTTTGAATAAATGGGAAGTCAACGATAAGCCTGAAAAAATCATTAATGCTAAAGAACAAGGTACACTTATCAGAATCTCTGATATTAGGAGTGATTGGAAGTTTGAGGATTTAATAAAACTAGATAAGGCTTTTTTCAGAATGAAACCGCCTAAGCTACCTGGGCTAAGCATTCCAGAAGACTTCCAATATGAAGTTATCTGGGATCACCGGAAACCGCCAAAAACTTATAAAAGGTTTGATGAAATTTCTGATTTGGCACCTTATTATTTTGAAGGAATGCTTGATAGCCATGGCAATTTAGATGCAATCTATACGCATAACAAATCGACAGTTAATATCCAATTTAATCTATTTGAAGATGAATTGGACATTATATCATCTGGAATAAGGAGCTTAAAAGCCTATAGAGATCAATTTCTCAAATACGATAAGAAGGAAATCGTAGAAATCCGTAAGCCGGAAATTGGTGGTTTTATGTTTTTCTTCTATGCCTATGATTTACGTGATCCAGCATTGACAAAAGACGAGATTGAGTTTCTGAAGGAAACTTCAGTTTACTTATATCGAGACAATATTAGGGTATATCCTTACGGTGAGATTGGTGATGATTGGCTCAAGCTAAGTAAATCAAGGGGAGAGTTGAAGGCAGGTGATTATTTTACATATAATGATCTTCTTGGTTTTGTTTTTATTACTCAAGATGAGAACCCAAAACTCCGTGATGCAGCTGACAGAGAAGGTTTGATGAATATCAATGGAGCTAAGGACGACTTTATAGCACTAGTTCAGACCGTTCTAAAAGTCATGAAAACAAAGGTCGACATTGACCGCAAAAAGGAGGAATTAAAAAAGCAGAAGGCAATAAAATCCCTCAGCAAATCTTATGAAGAAAGTTACAACACCCTTCAAAAGAAACTGCTAGAATATGATGATGCAGAATTAATTGACCGCTCTAAGAAATTCTTCAATGCCACCAACAATCTGATACAAAAGGTTCGTGAGGACTTGAAAATCACCCAAGAATTGGCCGGTACCGGCATGGCTGTCGAAAAGGCAACCCACGATACCATGTCACTCTTGAAAAGGTTGAAAGTCAATACTGAAGATTTTGTCAATCGCTTTGATAAAGGGAAAATACAATCCAAGGAACTCAGGGATTTTTTAGTAGAGCTTCAGGAAAACTTAGAGTTTCTGTACCAGGAGTTGCAGGTACTCCAGCCACTGTTTCGGGTGGCCAGAAAAGTAACCAAGGATGTAAGCGTCCGAAATGTTACCGAGAGGGTTATCAAATATTTCAGGAAAGAGCTTGAAGGAAAGATCAAGGTGAATCTAGATTCCAATAAGGACATAGTGGTAAAGACGAATACAGGACTAATTCTTCAAGTCATCCTCAACCTCATGGATAACTCCATTTATTGGCTGGAGCAATTATCAGATAAGGACAAACAGATTAGTATTGTTTTTAATGAAGATGATAACACTGTAATTTTTGCCGATACTGGCCCTGGCATTCCAGAGGATATAGAAGATCTGATATTCACAGAATTTTATACAAAGAAATCTGAAGGCAGGGGATTGGGCCTATACATCGTCAAAGAGTTACTTGATAGGATTGATGCTGAAATTTCCCTCATAACCAACCCCAATTTAAGAATTCTAAAGGGAGCCAATTTCATCATTAAGTTTAAAAAAGAAGAAAAGTAG
- a CDS encoding helix-turn-helix transcriptional regulator: MSKIAINRLKVVLAELNRTNKWLSEQLGKSESTVSRWCTNEIQPSLETLHQVAKVLNVDIRDLLNPTKRK, encoded by the coding sequence ATGAGCAAAATAGCAATAAATCGTCTTAAAGTAGTTTTAGCAGAGCTAAACCGAACAAACAAGTGGCTGTCAGAGCAGTTGGGCAAAAGTGAATCCACAGTATCCCGTTGGTGTACCAATGAGATTCAGCCCTCTCTCGAAACCCTTCATCAGGTTGCTAAAGTACTCAACGTTGATATCCGTGACTTATTAAATCCAACTAAACGAAAATGA
- a CDS encoding DUF5675 family protein, with protein sequence MELILRRDHHPEGTNGSLCDGGQQICSTIELPWRENQRMVSCIPEGRYELVKRYTDKRGWHLLVKNVPNRSGILFHPANDALKELKGCIAPVSKVTGPGKGTQSRVADSRLKTLVFEAMERGESVFLIIQKANNV encoded by the coding sequence ATGGAATTGATTCTGAGAAGAGACCATCATCCGGAAGGAACGAACGGTAGCCTATGCGATGGGGGGCAGCAAATCTGCTCCACCATCGAGCTTCCCTGGAGGGAAAATCAGCGAATGGTATCCTGCATCCCGGAAGGAAGGTATGAGCTGGTCAAGCGATATACCGACAAACGGGGTTGGCACCTGCTGGTGAAAAACGTCCCTAACAGGAGTGGAATCCTGTTCCACCCGGCCAATGACGCCCTGAAGGAACTGAAGGGCTGTATAGCCCCGGTTTCAAAGGTGACTGGTCCAGGTAAAGGGACGCAATCCAGAGTAGCCGATTCCAGGTTGAAAACACTTGTGTTTGAGGCCATGGAAAGAGGCGAAAGTGTATTTCTTATTATTCAAAAAGCAAATAACGTATGA
- a CDS encoding DUF6943 family protein, with protein MHTFQIKTYREGFTSSKPHFFILSKGLNAGKPLETPCPNCFAITTESEEARNFYFWLSYGLWQAQAFTPHLTGSVVPFIRIGDARGVLLAGQEKAMKDRRKYLKSLALLQDFEQKAKILQKQVELVKQVKRAIMFQILLE; from the coding sequence ATGCACACTTTTCAGATCAAAACTTATCGAGAAGGCTTCACCAGCTCTAAACCTCATTTCTTCATTCTTTCCAAAGGGCTGAATGCGGGAAAGCCGCTCGAAACCCCTTGTCCCAATTGCTTCGCCATCACCACAGAATCGGAGGAGGCAAGGAACTTTTATTTCTGGCTCTCTTACGGTCTTTGGCAGGCACAGGCGTTCACGCCACACCTGACCGGTTCTGTTGTCCCATTCATCAGGATAGGTGACGCCAGGGGGGTATTGCTGGCAGGGCAGGAAAAAGCCATGAAAGACCGTAGGAAGTACCTAAAGTCATTGGCACTTCTTCAGGACTTTGAGCAGAAAGCCAAGATCCTGCAAAAGCAGGTAGAGCTTGTGAAACAGGTAAAGAGGGCCATTATGTTTCAGATACTTTTGGAATGA
- a CDS encoding DNA methyltransferase: MTTAIHNPITDIRRKFQEIPVSPEWCFKNVRSTEQWTHGYHRYPAKFLPNLVKKLIEDYTDQNDLVADLFAGCGTTLVEAKVHGRASIGVDINPVAILITQAKTTPIHPDELQRTTQKVFNKIEKFSGFESKTLKLHERIDYWFFPEHKQKIAFLYQQVLEEQNTSIRDFFLVALSNILKNCSKWLQSSTKPQVDPKKSPVDPFKAFRIQVNQMARKNKEFYEQLETSHFITTKCEIKLEDARNTSIPSNSVGAIITSPPYVTSYEYADIHQLTGYWYEYITDLYGFRKGFIGTFYSLNQETSTPSFIGQEIVNNLLEMDKRTAKEVANYFNDMLSVGKEMFRVLRAGGHACIVIGNTTLMDVKIKSSEVFAEILTMQGFEIVDIIKRSIPNKLIPTIRDKKSGRFSKLDNKNSKLVYPEEYILIARK, translated from the coding sequence ATGACTACTGCCATACATAATCCTATTACCGATATTAGACGAAAGTTCCAGGAAATCCCTGTTAGCCCAGAATGGTGCTTCAAAAACGTGCGTTCAACTGAACAGTGGACACATGGGTATCATCGATACCCTGCAAAATTTCTACCGAATCTTGTGAAAAAGCTTATAGAGGATTACACAGATCAGAATGATTTGGTTGCGGATCTCTTTGCAGGATGCGGAACCACTCTTGTAGAAGCCAAAGTTCATGGCCGGGCTTCTATTGGAGTAGATATTAACCCTGTAGCCATTTTGATTACTCAGGCAAAGACGACTCCTATACACCCTGATGAGCTACAACGTACAACCCAAAAAGTCTTCAATAAAATCGAGAAATTCAGTGGCTTTGAATCGAAAACTCTCAAGCTTCATGAAAGAATCGATTATTGGTTTTTTCCCGAACACAAGCAAAAGATAGCATTCTTATATCAACAAGTATTAGAAGAGCAAAATACATCAATCAGAGACTTCTTTCTTGTAGCTCTGTCAAACATCCTAAAGAATTGTTCAAAATGGTTACAATCAAGCACTAAGCCCCAAGTTGACCCTAAAAAGAGTCCTGTTGATCCGTTCAAAGCATTTCGCATCCAGGTTAATCAAATGGCCAGGAAGAATAAAGAGTTCTATGAACAGCTTGAGACCAGCCATTTTATCACGACAAAATGTGAAATAAAACTTGAAGATGCTAGAAATACGAGCATACCTTCAAACAGTGTTGGAGCAATTATTACTTCTCCCCCATATGTCACCTCCTACGAGTACGCTGATATCCATCAACTCACGGGATATTGGTATGAATATATAACAGATCTGTACGGATTTAGAAAGGGGTTCATCGGAACTTTTTATTCTCTGAATCAAGAGACTAGTACACCATCATTTATAGGACAGGAAATAGTTAATAATCTGCTTGAAATGGACAAGCGCACAGCAAAAGAAGTTGCTAATTATTTCAACGATATGCTTTCAGTAGGAAAGGAAATGTTCCGGGTACTACGGGCTGGAGGTCACGCTTGTATTGTGATCGGTAATACGACATTGATGGATGTGAAAATTAAATCATCTGAAGTCTTTGCAGAAATCCTCACCATGCAAGGTTTTGAGATTGTAGATATCATTAAGCGCTCTATTCCAAACAAATTGATCCCTACAATACGAGATAAAAAGTCTGGTAGATTTTCAAAGTTGGATAATAAGAATAGCAAACTGGTTTATCCTGAGGAGTACATTTTAATAGCAAGAAAGTAA
- a CDS encoding DNA polymerase III subunit alpha, which translates to MYLNCKTYFSYRYGTIGTQELVDMAKAKKVKALALTNINSTADAWDFVEFCGKAQIKPIVGAEIRNGQKMLYILLAKNDAGLMHINRFISLHLMEKQDFPRMPDLKEVWVIYPFGSRQVAELGENELMGIRISQLIKLYKQAPEKHPEKWVVWQPVTFQNRTYFNLHKILRAIDLNTLLTKLGPGDLAGEEEYFGNKLELWNAYAEYPFILKQTLKVMDSCAISMELYSDKNKKYFSSSKEDDRILLEKLALEGMKVRYGEGNALALERVKKELRIIHELNFNAYFLIVLDVVRYAQSRGFFYVGRGSGANSIVAYCLKITDVDPIKLDLYFERFLNPHRTSPPDFDMDFSWQDRDEVIDYIFKRYGREHVALLGMYSTFQGKAIIRELGKVFGLPKPEIDQLVRHRKDASPPEDKIQRAILKYGALMQDFPNYQSIHPGGMLISEAPIYQYTAMERPPKGFNTAQVDMFLAEKIGLFKLDILSQRGLAHIKDTVGLIKENRGVEVDIRKVEEFFNDPKVADQIRRADTIGCFYIESPAMRQLLTKLRCDDYLTLVAASSIIRPGVSQSGMMKQYIERFHHPDNIPYLHPKMKELLEETYGVMVYQEDVIKVAHHFAGLDMGEADILRRAMSGKYRSHNRFKLIEEKFFANCKEKGYPDEISREVWRQMESFGGYSFSKAHSASFAVESYQSLFLKTYYPMEFMVAVINNFGGFYSTRFYFHELKKAGARVFPPCVNEGQYLTSIRGDVVIVGFVHIQNLEKKTVARILEVRKKHGAYTGLIDFIERTKVDVEQLNILIRVGALRFTGMEKKELLWHANFKHKRMEKAPSSEAIFAEEPIDFSLPQFPKKPLEDAYDEIELIGFSLDDPFMLVDDDRQGLSYVKEMPQLVGKQVCMLGRIVTTKPVRTVRGDYMAFGTFLDERGDWLDTVHFPQVLKKYPLNSGGFYRLYGKVVEEFGVYALEVSALRNVGLRK; encoded by the coding sequence ATGTATCTGAACTGTAAGACTTACTTCAGCTACCGGTATGGGACCATCGGTACCCAGGAACTGGTGGACATGGCCAAGGCCAAAAAGGTGAAAGCACTGGCACTGACCAATATCAATAGCACGGCGGATGCCTGGGACTTTGTGGAGTTTTGCGGGAAAGCCCAGATCAAGCCCATAGTGGGGGCAGAGATCAGGAATGGCCAGAAGATGCTGTATATCCTGTTGGCCAAGAATGATGCAGGGCTGATGCATATCAACCGTTTTATAAGCCTGCACTTGATGGAAAAGCAGGACTTTCCAAGGATGCCAGATTTAAAAGAAGTATGGGTGATCTATCCCTTTGGTTCTAGACAGGTGGCCGAATTGGGAGAGAATGAACTGATGGGGATTCGGATCTCCCAATTGATCAAACTGTATAAGCAGGCACCCGAAAAGCATCCTGAAAAGTGGGTGGTATGGCAGCCAGTTACCTTTCAGAACAGGACATATTTTAATTTGCACAAAATCCTGCGGGCCATAGACCTGAATACTTTGCTCACCAAGCTTGGTCCCGGGGATCTGGCAGGAGAGGAAGAATACTTTGGCAATAAGCTGGAGCTCTGGAATGCCTATGCAGAATACCCCTTTATCCTCAAGCAGACCCTAAAGGTCATGGACAGTTGCGCTATAAGCATGGAATTGTATTCGGATAAGAACAAAAAGTACTTTAGCTCCTCCAAAGAGGACGACCGTATCCTTTTGGAAAAGCTGGCCCTCGAAGGGATGAAGGTGCGCTATGGAGAAGGAAACGCCCTGGCACTGGAAAGGGTAAAGAAAGAACTGCGGATCATCCATGAGCTGAACTTCAATGCTTACTTCCTGATCGTCCTCGATGTGGTGCGATACGCCCAAAGCAGGGGCTTCTTCTATGTGGGCAGGGGCTCGGGTGCCAATTCCATCGTGGCCTATTGCCTGAAGATCACCGATGTGGACCCTATCAAGCTGGACCTGTATTTTGAGCGGTTCCTGAATCCCCATCGTACCTCACCGCCTGACTTTGATATGGACTTCAGCTGGCAGGACCGGGATGAGGTGATCGACTATATCTTTAAGCGCTATGGCAGGGAACATGTGGCCCTACTGGGGATGTACTCAACCTTCCAGGGTAAGGCCATTATCAGGGAACTGGGGAAGGTGTTCGGCCTGCCCAAGCCGGAAATAGACCAACTGGTACGCCATAGGAAAGATGCCAGTCCACCCGAGGATAAGATCCAGCGGGCCATACTAAAATACGGGGCATTGATGCAGGACTTTCCCAATTACCAAAGTATCCATCCGGGAGGGATGCTGATCAGTGAAGCGCCCATCTACCAGTACACGGCCATGGAACGGCCTCCCAAGGGCTTTAATACCGCACAGGTGGATATGTTCCTGGCCGAAAAGATCGGCTTGTTCAAACTGGATATCCTGAGCCAAAGGGGACTGGCCCATATCAAGGATACGGTAGGCCTGATCAAGGAAAACAGGGGAGTGGAAGTGGATATCCGGAAGGTGGAGGAATTCTTCAATGACCCCAAAGTGGCCGATCAGATCAGGAGGGCAGACACTATCGGTTGCTTTTATATCGAAAGCCCTGCCATGCGGCAATTGCTCACCAAGCTACGCTGTGATGATTACCTGACCTTGGTGGCGGCCAGCTCCATTATCCGGCCGGGGGTGTCCCAGTCTGGCATGATGAAACAGTATATCGAACGCTTCCATCATCCAGACAATATTCCCTACCTGCATCCCAAAATGAAGGAGCTGCTGGAGGAAACCTATGGGGTGATGGTTTACCAGGAGGACGTGATCAAGGTGGCCCACCATTTTGCGGGACTGGATATGGGCGAGGCGGATATCCTCCGCAGGGCCATGTCGGGCAAGTACCGATCCCATAACCGCTTTAAACTGATAGAGGAAAAGTTCTTTGCCAACTGCAAGGAAAAGGGCTATCCCGATGAGATCAGTAGGGAGGTATGGAGACAGATGGAATCCTTTGGGGGCTATTCCTTTTCCAAGGCCCATTCGGCCTCCTTTGCCGTGGAAAGCTACCAGAGCCTTTTTTTAAAGACCTATTATCCCATGGAGTTTATGGTGGCCGTGATCAATAATTTTGGGGGCTTTTACAGTACACGGTTTTACTTCCATGAACTGAAGAAGGCAGGGGCGAGGGTCTTTCCCCCATGTGTGAACGAGGGACAGTACCTGACCTCCATCAGGGGAGATGTGGTCATCGTGGGCTTCGTGCATATCCAGAACCTGGAGAAGAAAACTGTAGCACGCATACTGGAAGTAAGGAAAAAGCATGGGGCTTATACTGGGTTGATAGACTTTATCGAGCGTACAAAGGTAGATGTCGAGCAGCTCAATATACTGATCAGGGTAGGAGCGCTGCGGTTTACGGGCATGGAGAAAAAGGAACTGCTCTGGCATGCCAATTTCAAGCATAAACGGATGGAGAAAGCGCCGAGCAGTGAGGCGATCTTTGCGGAGGAGCCTATCGACTTTAGCTTGCCACAGTTTCCCAAGAAGCCCCTGGAAGATGCCTATGATGAGATCGAGCTGATTGGTTTTTCCCTGGATGATCCCTTTATGCTGGTGGACGATGACAGACAAGGACTTTCCTATGTCAAAGAAATGCCCCAACTCGTGGGCAAGCAGGTATGTATGCTGGGCAGGATCGTGACCACCAAACCCGTGAGGACGGTACGTGGTGACTATATGGCCTTTGGGACCTTTCTGGATGAAAGGGGAGACTGGCTGGATACGGTGCATTTCCCTCAGGTATTAAAAAAATACCCGCTGAACTCAGGGGGATTTTATAGGCTTTATGGCAAGGTGGTAGAGGAGTTTGGTGTTTACGCCCTTGAGGTAAGTGCCTTGAGGAATGTGGGATTGCGGAAGTAA
- a CDS encoding SOS response-associated peptidase — protein MCYHVSLNKDIKTVEKDFDKKVAEPDRFQSGYHLNGFAQPYLPVLSTHDKKAIHMYRWKLFPHWVKDESSWRANTLNAKGEELFEKGSYKAYWKNRCLVICNGFFEPHHPYGQKKAQSYYIRPKEGGYFTLGAIYSVWHDIPTFSIITVPANPLLEEIHNEKKRMPLVLDGDQAEAWLIEDLNKDEMTDLMVPYPNDSKMEGYRVMDGVTNSRLDTNVPEVLEPI, from the coding sequence ATGTGCTATCATGTTTCCCTTAATAAGGACATCAAGACGGTAGAAAAGGATTTTGATAAGAAGGTTGCGGAACCGGATCGTTTTCAAAGTGGCTATCATCTCAACGGATTTGCCCAGCCCTATCTTCCTGTGCTCAGTACCCACGATAAAAAGGCCATCCATATGTACCGGTGGAAACTGTTTCCCCATTGGGTGAAGGATGAATCTTCCTGGCGGGCCAATACCCTTAATGCCAAAGGAGAGGAACTGTTTGAAAAGGGGTCTTATAAGGCCTATTGGAAGAACAGGTGCTTGGTGATCTGCAATGGCTTCTTTGAACCTCACCATCCATACGGACAGAAGAAGGCACAGTCATATTACATCCGGCCCAAAGAAGGGGGGTACTTTACCTTAGGTGCGATCTATTCGGTATGGCATGATATTCCGACCTTTAGCATTATCACCGTACCGGCCAACCCCTTATTGGAGGAAATCCATAATGAGAAAAAAAGGATGCCGCTGGTGCTGGATGGTGATCAGGCGGAAGCCTGGTTGATAGAGGATCTCAATAAGGATGAAATGACTGACCTTATGGTCCCTTATCCAAATGACAGTAAAATGGAGGGATATCGGGTTATGGACGGTGTGACCAATTCCAGGTTGGATACCAATGTACCTGAAGTCCTTGAACCAATATAA
- the dinB gene encoding DNA polymerase IV translates to MKRNVVHFDLDTFFVSVARLTNSALNNKPVIIGGNSDRGVVASCSYEARKFGVHSAMPMKLARRLCPAAVYLQGDMDSYSYHSRVVTDIIREEVPVMEKASIDEFYLDLTGMDRFFGCSKFTAELKKKILHESGLPISYALASNKLVSKVATEDAKPNGQMEIPFGYEKGYLAPLAIERMPGIGLKTSSLLRRMGVETIKLLSEIPEPMMQNLLGKNGISLSRKANGKDDTPVIPYTEQKSIGKEETFENDTINMAFLNGELVRLTERVAFSLRSQRRLCGCITVKLRYANFDTVSRQAILPYTSNDDVLLNKAKELFAKLYDRRMLVRLIGVKVSHLVGGFQQINLFEDTEEYVRLYQAMDAIRGKYGSQAVRRAVGMNTGRR, encoded by the coding sequence ATGAAAAGGAATGTGGTGCATTTTGATCTGGACACCTTCTTTGTCAGTGTCGCCCGGCTGACAAACAGTGCCCTCAATAATAAGCCAGTGATCATCGGTGGCAACTCGGACCGCGGAGTGGTGGCCTCCTGCAGCTATGAAGCCCGCAAGTTCGGGGTGCACAGTGCCATGCCCATGAAACTGGCCCGTAGGTTATGCCCCGCTGCCGTCTACCTGCAAGGGGATATGGACAGCTATAGTTACCATAGCCGTGTGGTGACCGATATCATCCGTGAAGAGGTGCCCGTAATGGAAAAGGCCTCCATCGATGAATTCTACCTGGACCTGACAGGGATGGACCGCTTCTTTGGTTGCAGTAAGTTCACGGCAGAACTGAAAAAGAAGATTCTCCATGAGTCAGGTTTGCCCATCAGCTATGCCCTGGCCTCCAATAAACTGGTGAGCAAGGTGGCCACAGAGGATGCCAAGCCCAATGGACAGATGGAAATCCCCTTTGGATATGAAAAGGGCTATCTGGCACCGCTGGCCATTGAGCGGATGCCGGGGATCGGGCTGAAGACTTCTTCCTTGTTAAGAAGGATGGGGGTGGAGACCATCAAGCTGCTTTCCGAAATCCCCGAGCCCATGATGCAGAACCTGCTGGGGAAAAACGGTATCAGCCTTTCGCGCAAGGCCAATGGCAAGGATGATACCCCGGTCATTCCCTATACCGAACAAAAAAGTATCGGCAAGGAAGAGACCTTTGAAAATGATACGATCAATATGGCCTTTCTGAACGGTGAACTGGTACGGCTGACCGAAAGGGTGGCCTTCAGCCTGCGGAGCCAGCGAAGGCTATGTGGCTGTATTACGGTGAAGCTGCGCTATGCCAATTTCGATACGGTAAGCAGGCAGGCCATATTGCCCTATACTTCCAATGACGATGTCTTGCTGAACAAGGCCAAGGAGCTATTTGCCAAGCTCTATGATAGAAGGATGCTGGTCAGGCTGATAGGGGTCAAGGTCAGCCATCTGGTAGGAGGTTTCCAACAGATCAACCTTTTCGAGGATACCGAGGAGTATGTGCGCCTTTATCAGGCCATGGATGCCATCAGGGGGAAATATGGCTCACAGGCGGTAAGGAGGGCAGTGGGTATGAACACAGGAAGGAGATAA